The following proteins are co-located in the Bacteroidota bacterium genome:
- a CDS encoding recombinase family protein: MERVITYCRVSTDEQASQGYSLRDQKDKLEKYCTSQGYAVAAHYEEDYSAKTFDRPEFKKLLAFVKRNKGLITKLIFIRWDRFSRNITDALVVIRELASYGITCISIDQPLDLSIPE, translated from the coding sequence ATGGAAAGGGTTATCACGTATTGCAGGGTTTCGACAGACGAACAAGCCAGCCAAGGGTATTCTCTGCGGGATCAGAAGGATAAGTTGGAGAAGTATTGTACGTCTCAGGGATATGCTGTTGCTGCCCATTATGAGGAAGATTATTCTGCCAAAACGTTTGACAGGCCGGAATTTAAAAAACTGCTGGCTTTTGTTAAACGCAATAAAGGTTTAATAACCAAATTAATATTTATTCGCTGGGACAGGTTTTCCAGAAATATAACGGATGCTCTAGTGGTTATCCGTGAGTTAGCCTCATACGGCATTACCTGTATCAGTATTGACCAGCCCCTTGATTTATCCATACCGGAGA